The following proteins come from a genomic window of Gimesia chilikensis:
- the arsC gene encoding arsenate reductase (glutaredoxin) (This arsenate reductase requires both glutathione and glutaredoxin to convert arsenate to arsenite, after which the efflux transporter formed by ArsA and ArsB can extrude the arsenite from the cell, providing resistance.) produces the protein MKIYHNPRCGKSRQTLALIEEAGIEPEIIEYLKTPPTAEELDAILKKLKLEPQQLMRKGEAIYKELKLAERELSRDEAIAVMLEHPKLIERPIVVQGRKAVLGRPPENVKELL, from the coding sequence ATGAAGATCTATCATAATCCCCGTTGTGGCAAGAGCCGCCAGACACTCGCCTTGATTGAAGAGGCGGGTATTGAACCCGAGATCATCGAGTATCTCAAGACTCCGCCCACGGCTGAAGAACTCGATGCCATCCTGAAGAAGCTCAAATTGGAACCGCAGCAGCTGATGCGGAAAGGTGAAGCGATCTATAAAGAACTCAAGCTGGCAGAGCGGGAGCTGAGCCGTGATGAAGCAATCGCGGTGATGCTGGAGCATCCCAAGTTGATCGAACGGCCGATTGTCGTTCAGGGACGCAAAGCGGTCCTGGGACGTCCCCCTGAAAACGTAAAAGAACTACTGTAG